A genomic stretch from Barnesiella intestinihominis YIT 11860 includes:
- the thrS gene encoding threonine--tRNA ligase has protein sequence MIKITFPDNSVKEFESGITPLQIAESISPRLAQEVLAATVDGQEWDLSRSINADAAIKLFKWDDPEGKHAFWHSSAHLLAEALQELYPGIKFGIGPAIENGFYYDVDPGEATITAADFPTIEAKMLELASRKEPIVRKEISKVDALDRFGKRGEEYKVELINELEDGTITTYTQGAFTDLCRGPHLPNTGLIKAVKITSLAGAYWRGDEKRKQLVRVYGITFPKKKLLDEYLVLMEEAKKRDHRKIGKEMELFAFSSNVGPGLPLWLPKGTQLRDRLEAMLRKVQKRFGYLQVITPHIGNKMLYVTSGHYAKYGKDSFQPIHTPEEGEEYLLKPMNCPHHCEIYKVTPRSYKDLPLRFAEFGTVYRYEQSGELHGLTRVRSFTQDDAHIFCRPDQLKDEFLKVMDIIFIIFKALKFDNFEAQISLRDPNNREKYIGSDENWEKAERAIVEACEEKGLKARVEYGEAAFYGPKLDFMVKDAIGRRWQLGTIQVDYNLPERFELEYTGSDNQKHRPVMIHRAPFGSMERFVAVLIEHTGGKFPLWLTPDQVAVLPISAKFNDYAQQVVRELAEKDIRAFVDDRNEKIGRKIRDNELKRIPYLLVVGEKEAENGEVSVRKQGEGDKGSMKIATFAENLNAEVEELLKEW, from the coding sequence ATGATTAAGATTACGTTTCCCGATAATTCGGTAAAGGAATTTGAATCTGGTATTACACCTTTACAAATAGCCGAGAGTATAAGTCCAAGATTGGCTCAGGAAGTTCTTGCGGCGACAGTCGATGGACAGGAGTGGGATCTTTCTCGTTCCATAAACGCAGATGCTGCTATTAAACTTTTCAAGTGGGACGATCCAGAGGGAAAGCATGCATTTTGGCATTCTTCGGCACACTTGTTGGCCGAGGCATTACAAGAACTGTATCCCGGTATTAAATTCGGTATAGGCCCGGCTATCGAAAATGGATTTTATTATGACGTGGACCCGGGGGAGGCTACTATTACGGCGGCCGATTTTCCTACGATAGAGGCTAAGATGCTCGAATTGGCGAGCCGTAAAGAACCGATTGTTCGGAAAGAAATATCGAAGGTCGATGCTCTCGACCGATTCGGTAAACGTGGAGAAGAATATAAAGTTGAACTTATCAACGAACTCGAAGACGGTACGATAACTACTTATACGCAAGGTGCGTTTACCGATTTGTGCCGGGGACCGCATTTGCCCAATACGGGGCTTATCAAGGCCGTGAAGATAACTTCTTTGGCCGGGGCATATTGGAGAGGTGATGAGAAGCGCAAACAATTGGTTCGTGTATATGGCATTACGTTCCCTAAGAAGAAGTTACTCGATGAGTATCTTGTTTTGATGGAAGAGGCGAAAAAACGAGACCATCGTAAAATTGGCAAGGAAATGGAGCTCTTTGCTTTTTCTTCCAATGTGGGGCCGGGATTACCTCTTTGGTTGCCGAAAGGGACACAACTGCGGGATCGTCTTGAAGCTATGTTGCGTAAAGTTCAAAAACGTTTTGGGTATTTGCAGGTGATTACTCCTCATATAGGAAATAAGATGTTGTATGTGACATCGGGGCATTATGCCAAATATGGGAAAGATTCTTTCCAGCCCATTCATACGCCGGAAGAAGGAGAAGAATATTTGTTGAAGCCTATGAACTGTCCGCATCACTGTGAGATTTACAAGGTGACACCGCGGTCTTATAAAGATCTTCCTCTTCGTTTTGCAGAGTTTGGTACAGTTTATCGATATGAACAAAGTGGTGAGTTGCATGGTTTAACTCGTGTACGTAGTTTCACCCAAGACGATGCGCATATATTCTGTCGTCCGGATCAGTTGAAAGACGAGTTTTTGAAAGTAATGGATATCATATTCATTATCTTCAAAGCTTTGAAGTTCGATAATTTCGAAGCCCAAATCTCTTTGCGCGACCCTAACAATCGCGAGAAGTACATCGGTAGCGATGAAAATTGGGAAAAAGCGGAGCGGGCCATTGTCGAGGCTTGTGAAGAGAAGGGGTTAAAAGCCAGAGTCGAATATGGTGAAGCTGCATTCTATGGTCCTAAGCTCGATTTCATGGTTAAAGATGCCATTGGCCGGCGTTGGCAATTGGGAACCATACAAGTGGATTACAACTTGCCGGAACGTTTCGAGCTCGAATACACCGGTAGCGATAACCAGAAACATCGTCCGGTAATGATTCACCGGGCTCCTTTCGGTTCTATGGAAAGGTTTGTTGCAGTTCTCATCGAGCATACGGGCGGAAAATTCCCGTTGTGGCTTACTCCCGATCAAGTGGCTGTTCTGCCTATAAGCGCTAAATTTAACGACTATGCGCAACAGGTTGTTAGAGAATTGGCCGAGAAGGATATTCGGGCATTTGTCGATGACAGGAATGAAAAGATAGGGCGGAAGATTCGCGATAACGAGTTGAAAAGAATCCCTTATTTGCTCGTTGTTGGTGAAAAAGAGGCTGAAAATGGTGAAGTTTCTGTAAGAAAACAGGGTGAAGGTGATAAAGGTTCGATGAAAATTGCTACCTTTGCCGAAAATTTAAATGCAGAAGTAGAAGAATTACTCAAAGAATGGTAG